From Macrobrachium rosenbergii isolate ZJJX-2024 chromosome 22, ASM4041242v1, whole genome shotgun sequence, the proteins below share one genomic window:
- the LOC136850646 gene encoding uncharacterized protein isoform X3: MTTDDPLFSVEYRRRLADAIANVQRQISRVAGRQAMVDGKWALTLGAIVDELDPRRFLSLNSSRDLEGNKTASSTNRTRHVCPEVFMGKRYDHPFYQHGMETSNCSDVPDFSQTLTAILPAQSWSPSDANFIISKLSKQYDIPIIALVSNRTTLKFKQKNIKILVARKNYSEATLLNGLMKLSRTPYVFLGPSLTHFTNQSSLERLVRILDETEHVKVVGGAARDAHGHWIHGCLQQKMSNYRAKYTIGYYYSKSECMYCDDLLTPFVTTKKLVAEIPFTEGLHGPALLRDWFAKVREAGHLTMTCPDVMFFVNNHASMTGGDWQMMAQQWALQEIHSYTDDVYSFTCDSVNIKCDNLRSITKSLLLPPCCIEDAHKDVGFLIDFADSRGLEYELQAGSVLGAVKFGSFLPWDMDHDIFVECKDFKTWTKEFSIFSKTFNCTPKVKYKNTFLKIFCRSFTLDIFCRSRMSKIFLPEEYQDIPTTIWYGGRWTKVVSNPGLFSRNSIGSEILKHMQHSTHFTDTETSRGYGRAGVWLPCKVPKHHSCLDRYPADGSLPFLR; encoded by the coding sequence GCCGCCAAGCAATGGTGGATGGCAAGTGGGCCTTGACTTTAGGGGCAATAGTAGACGAGCTGGACCCGAGAAGATTTCTTTCCTTGAACTCAAGTAGGGATCTCGAGGGTAACAAAACTGCGTCATCCACAAACAGGACCAGACACGTCTGCCCTGAAGTCTTCATGGGAAAGAGATACGATCACCCTTTTTATCAGCACGGTATGGAAACTTCCAATTGCTCTGACGTCCCTGATTTCAGCCAAACACTGACAGCTATCCTTCCTGCCCAATCATGGTCACCAAGTGATGCTAACTTTATCATTTCGAAACTTAGCAAACAATATGATATTCCCATTATTGCTTTAGTGTCAAACAGAACaactttaaagtttaaacagaAGAACATCAAGATTTTGGTGGCTAGGAAGAATTACTCCGAGGCCACCTTGCTTAATGGGCTGATGAAGCTGTCAAGAACTCCCTACGTGTTTCTTGGGCCTTCTCTGACTCACTTCACTAACCAGTCTTCCTTAGAGCGACTGGTGAGAATTCTGGACGAAACAGAACATGTCAAAGTTGTTGGTGGTGCTGCTCGAGATGCCCATGGCCACTGGATTCACGGCTGTCTTCAGCAGAAAATGAGCAACTACAGGGCTAAGTACACCATAGGTTACTACTACTCTAAGAGTGAATGTATGTACTGTGATGATCTGTTAACTCCATTTGTAACTACGAAAAAACTTGTTGCTGAAATCCCATTCACAGAGGGGTTACATGGACCCGCTCTTCTCCGTGACTGGTTTGCTAAAGTTCGTGAGGCAGGTCACTTGACAATGACCTGTCCTGATGTCATGTTCTTCGTAAATAACCATGCATCGATGACTGGCGGTGACTGGCAGATGATGGCTCAGCAATGGGCTCTCCAggaaattcattcatatacagaTGACGTGTATTCATTTACATGTGACAGTGTTAACATAAAATGTGACAACTTGCGCTCTATTACAAAATCTCTTTTGTTGCCACCTTGTTGCATAGAAGATGCCCACAAGGACGTTGGTTTTCTTATTGACTTTGCTGACAGCCGTGGTTTAGAATATGAATTACAAGCTGGCTCTGTCTTAGGAGCTGTGAAATTTGGCTCTTTTCTGCCATGGGATATGGATCATGATATCTTTGTGGAGTGTAAAGACTTTAAGACTTGGACTAAAGAATTCAGTATCTTTTCCAAGACCTTCAACTGTACCCCAAAAGTCAAGTACAAGAATACATTCCTCAAGATATTTTGCCGTTCATTTACTCTAGACATATTCTGCAGAAGTCGCATGAGCAAAATTTTCCTGCCTGAGGAGTACCAGGATATACCGACTACTATCTGGTATGGAGGTCGATGGACCAAAGTCGTGTCGAATCCTGGCCTCTTCAGCCGAAACAGTATCGGCTCAGAGATCCTGAAGCACATGCAACACTCGACCCACTTCACAGACACCGAAACGAGCCGCGGGTATGGAAGAGCCGGCGTGTGGCTCCCCTGTAAAGTTCCCAAACACCATTCCTGTCTTGATCGATACCCGGCAGACGGTAGCTTACCATTTCTTCGTTAG
- the LOC136850647 gene encoding uncharacterized protein, producing the protein MKNLLITTWIAFLFYPYGISAACQQAFSQSSGIFTSPNYPTNYPSSTTCTYVFNTGSKISITCQEFNLQGKRASGSCRDFLQIHDTNILSKKYCSTTGPQNYITTTAYVTVIFKSDASINRPGFKCTYENVNTAAAAATTTTSGTAVPDLLKKALNAYNSGSCSTSTQNKCGCTNPVSQFYSTITGNYRIVAATGIPNHVFDQGQQTPNPNKGCEHRSFIAIPVNPVKGSTYKAYGVGPEGIAISGAFFYNPLAALKETLQFFNEQASFDTCNGRTDQNCCYYYDQVPVCIPGNSSCANVGYMRDGFPVYTFCTHPTKNRYLKSCYYKTSGDGSNQNNFTFNTTANNNGDCDLDEANGFTFPDQRGYAYIFTADYPFITPGYYGTQLSNICYLY; encoded by the exons ATGAAGAATCTCCTCATTACCACATGGATTGCTTTCCTCTTTTACCCTTATGGGATATCGGCC GCCTGTCAACAAGCTTTCAGTCAATCCTCTGGAATATTTACCAGTCCTAATTATCCTACCAACTATCCATCTTCGACCACCTGCACTTATGTATTTAATACTGGATCCAAAATTTCAATAACTTGTCAGGAATTTAATCTTCAGGGAAAAAGAGCCTCAGGAAGTTGCCGAGACTTCTTACAGATTCATGATACTAACATTCTCTCAAAAAAATACTGTAGCACTACAGGTCCACAGAATTACATTACCACCACAGCTTATGTCACAGTCATTTTCAAGTCTGATGCTAGTATAAACAGGCCTGGGTTCAAGTGTACTTATGAAAATGttaacacagcagcagcagcagcaacaacaactacCTCTGGTACTGCTGTCCCAGACTTGCTGAAGAAAGCTCTCAATGCATACAACAGTGGCTCTTGCTCTACAAGCACACAAAATAAATGCGGGTGCACTAACCCTGTTTCACAATTCTACAGTACTATCACTGGTAATTACCGGATTGTGGCAGCTACTGGCATACCCAACCATGTATTTGACCAAGGCCAACAAACGCCAAATCCGAACAAAGGCTGTGAGCACAGAAGCTTCATTGCCATCCCAGTGAATCCAGTCAAAGGCTCCACCTACAAAGCGTATGGAGTGGGGCCTGAGGGAATTGCAATTTCTGGAGCGTTTTTCTACAACCCTTTAGCAGCCCTCAAGGAGACATTGCAGTTTTTCAACGAGCAAGCAAGTTTTGACACCTGCAATGGACGCACCGACCAGAACTGCTGCTACTACTATGATCAGGTTCCTGTGTGCATACCTGGCAACTCTAGCTGTGCAAATGTTGGTTACATGAGAGATGGGTTCCCTGTGTATACATTCTGCACCCATCCAACTAAAAACCGTTATCTCAAGAGTTGTTATTATAAGACAAGTGGAGATGGAAGTAATCAAAACAATTTCACCTTTAATACAACGGCCAACAATAATGGTGACTGCGATTTGGATGAAGCCAATGGTTTCACCTTTCCTGATCAACGTGGGTATGCTTACATCTTCACTGCGGACTACCCATTCATCACGCCTGGTTATTACGGCACACAACTAAGCAACATTTGTTATTTGTATTAG